Proteins encoded by one window of Anguilla rostrata isolate EN2019 chromosome 9, ASM1855537v3, whole genome shotgun sequence:
- the cnih2 gene encoding protein cornichon homolog 2, which translates to MAFTFAAFCYMLTLVLCASLIFFVIWQIIAFDELHTDFKSPIDQSNPTRAVERIRNIERICDLLRKLVVPEYSIHGLFCLMFMCAGEWVTLGLNIPLLFYHLWRYFHRPADGSEVMYDPVSIMNADILNYCQKESWCKLGFYLLSFFYYLYSMVYALVSF; encoded by the exons ATGGCGTTCACCTTCGCAGCCTTCTGCTACATGCTCACACTTGTGCTGTGTGCTTCCCTCATCTTCTTTGTTATCTGGCAG ATCATTGCATTTGATGAGCTCCACACAGACTTCAAGAGTCCCATTGATCAAAGCAACCCTACCAGAGCA GTGGAAAGAATACGAAATATTGAAAGAATCTGTGACTTGCTCAGGAAG CTGGTTGTGCCCGAGTACTCCATCCATGGGCTCTTCTGTCTGATGTTCATGTGTGCAGGAGAGTGGGTCACCCTGGGTCTCAACATACCCCTGCTCTTCTACCATCTCTGGAG gtattTCCACCGGCCTGCTGATGGCTCTGAGGTCATGTATGACCCAGTCAGCATCATGAATGCGGACATCCTCAACTACTGCCAAAAAGAGTCCTGGTGCAAACTAGGCTTCTacctgctctctttcttttattacctgtacag TATGGTCTATGCTTTGGTGAGCTTCTGA
- the znhit2 gene encoding zinc finger HIT domain-containing protein 2: MNPILRQKIPACVRTLLTDIRPRDEQHCHNEENDDIETLSVDGIKLPGRGDADSGELLAPAGMREKSKESDMGLRKEGRVCGLCLSKRASYTCPRCNVPYCDLACYRSSAHSICSEEFYKESVIQELRGMGETEEEGKRRMQEILVRLSKEGERKGGTTEVFQQKEEEGEEDGALENGEILVLLSRLAEIQSSGEGDTREIQDILTKLKEIGGKEEERGQTDETVASHRDNEELEEEEEQDLAQRFSGLDIESLSEEQLWALLPQQDKERFEGLVKGGAIGGLVPLWSPWWERHEGGEGALVELLEGDSEEGEGLSRSGEVVKTESEEKGKKGGSRERDKKRVREEEEEVGHAHGKGEKGKLGGNKNESIVVHGNEEDGSTAGEGKGTGPCEKDALQTQRGLQKRTNSPRTGSKRKSPSCLVPQVNKKIPPLNTLSPQVSPLVRYSLVNVLYGYAASLSLFNGDLSEPDLIQEFCQVVLIMSESLSSNRVFSTLQEAIEMGTRSAMESGCFTPGDLGAQARAVEAVAHILSGKSKQDTVGYTLAALSQLQAVLSQARGALPKEGEGRELRRKYFLAGKKCEFLQSWVKDNGPAVRLLAGHVWTEHMKMEKERKCLDKEKKVVEESWKKGRGRGEGKLIEEMD; this comes from the coding sequence ATGAACCCAATACTGCGACAGAAAATCCCTGCATGTGTGAGGACACTCTTGACTGACATTAGACCAAGAGATGAACAGCACTGTCACAATGAAGAAAATGATGATATTGAAACCCTGTCTGTAGATGGGATTAAACTGCCTGGGAGAGGAGATGCAGACTCTGGAGAACTCCTTGCCCCAgctggaatgagagagaagagcaaaGAGAGCGACATGGGTTTGAGAAAAGAAGGCAGGGTATGTGGATTGTGCTTATCCAAACGTGCTTCCTACACCTGCCCACGATGCAATGTGCCATATTGTGACTTGGCTTGCTATCGTAGTTCAGCCCATTCCATTTGCTCTGAAGAGTTCTACAAGGAGTCTGTGATTCAGGAGCTGAGAGGGATGGGGGAAACAGAGGAGGAAGGGAAAAGGAGGATGCAGGAAATTCTGGTGAGGCTCAgcaaggagggggagagaaaaggagggacaACAGAGGTGTTTCaacagaaagaggaggagggggaagaggatgGGGCTTTGGAAAATGGAGAAATTTTGGTTCTGCTTTCTAGATTGGCAGAGATTCAGTCATCTGGAGAAGGAGACACAAGGGAGATACAAGACATATTAACAAAACTCAAGGAGAttggagggaaggaggaagagagggggcagaCAGATGAGACTGTAGCAAGTCACAGAGACAATGAAGAgttggaggaagaggaggaacagGACTTAGCACAGCGATTTTCAGGGCTTGATATTGAAAGTCTGTCAGAAGAGCAGCTGTGGGCACTTTTGCCACAGCAGGACAAGGAGAGGTTTGAAGGGCTTGTAAAGGGAGGAGCAATAGGAGGGCTGGTGCCCCTATGGAGCCCCTGGTGGGAGAGGCACGAGGGAGGAGAAGGTGCACTGGTAGAGCTGTTGGAGGGAGACAGTGAAGAGGGAGAGGGTTTGAGCAGGTCAGGAGAGGTAGTGAAAACTGAGAGtgaggagaaaggaaaaaagggagGTTCAAGAGAGAGGGACAAGAAAAGGgtaagagaagaagaagaagaagtgggGCATGCACATGGTAAAGGTGAGAAAGGGAAATTGGGagggaacaaaaatgaaagcattgtgGTACATGGGAATGAGGAAGATGGGAGCACAgcgggagagggaaagggaacaGGACCATGTGAAAAAGATGCATTACAGACACAGCGGGGACTCCAGAAGAGGACGAACTCACCAAGGACAGGGAGCAAGCGCAAAAGTCCAAGCTGTTTGGTACCTCAGGTGAATAAAAAGATCCCGCCTCTAAACACCCTCTCGCCACAGGTCTCGCCATTGGTGCGATACAGCCTGGTGAACGTGCTGTACGGCTACGCCGCTTCCCTTTCCCTCTTCAATGGGGACCTCTCAGAACCGGACCTGATACAGGAGTTCTGTCAGGTGGTGCTGATTATGTCAGAGTCTCTGAGCTCCAACAGGGTTTTCAGCACCTTGCAGGAAGCCATTGAAATGGGCACCAGATCGGCGATGGAGAGCGGGTGTTTTACTCCGGGAGACCTAGGTGCCCAGGCCAGAGCTGTAGAAGCAGTAGCCCACATTCTGTCTGGGAAGAGTAAGCAGGATACGGTGGGATACACACTGGCGGCCCTGTCCCAACTTCAGGCGGTTTTAAGCCAGGCCAGGGGGGCCCTGCCCAAGGAGGGTGAAGGAAGAGAATTGAGGCGGAAATATTTTTTGGCGGGGAAGAAATGTGAGTTCTTGCAGTCTTGGGTAAAAGACAATGGTCCAGCAGTGAGACTGTTAGCTGGGCATGTATGGACGGAGCACATgaagatggagaaggagaggaagtgTTTAGATAAAGAGAAGAAAGTAGTAGAGGAAAGCtggaagaaagggagaggaagaggggaagggAAATTGATTGAAGAGATGGACTGA